In Oncorhynchus nerka isolate Pitt River linkage group LG26, Oner_Uvic_2.0, whole genome shotgun sequence, one DNA window encodes the following:
- the LOC115110347 gene encoding myocardin-related transcription factor B-like isoform X1, whose amino-acid sequence MDPQGSLGVEGAFSLQLALLVPSLRSEAVTHELEDLTMEPSPSLPPLKERKNVLQRRLQQRRTREQLVEQGIMPPLKCPAAFHEQIRSLQRSRTENFLKHKIRSRPERSELVRMHILQETHAEPSLQATQMMLKRARLADDLNEKLAQRPGPMELVVKNILPVEPSLVKDGVTDPPDGEVENDFPKMKTPDVYNFDEDSSDALSPEQPASQESQSSSAPSPSPRTPRVTEAPDALSTSPPTSSITMKHCPPTSQSTTDFFNFSHVSTNEHQNNRLVTTPQPITIVATPKPGPMLVKQSQPKTPNDKSRSKKNKDPKPRVKKLKYHQYIPPDQKQEANEAPMDSAYARLLHQQQQFLQLQILSQQQHYNYQTILPAPLKSMEGQNSCSNMSLSGSSLSSPIMVSLPSAAPARSNQTLTNRKPGVLPANLDEMKVAELKMELKLRGLPVSGTKTDLIERLKPYQEIPSSQAATAMELTGYTGAPQPESMSSTPPVSPAPSEVSSLGMEEAGMPGALSPARPTPSGSSPHQGRLEDSPMETRTSEKDQRLHEKERQIEELMRKLEQEQKLVEELKMQLEVEKMGLPSPPAPMALAQVKEEGRAASICSASAHSPLAVVKQEEPSSGQVQTSPLPQFFISHQPQTSLSGQPGTQILLPVSLPTSTATIQLPNNSIKLQVREPVLQTTVSTTAPGLIQKTEASAAHQQQHTTQTQPMAQMTVPLCTTTTSGSGFQFRAGPGQTEIPQCFLNTFPGSRSPARASSNQAVPNGPTNKSPSACQPNFSNHVPKSKDPPRYEEAVKQTRRMQTAAQVPTATSQHMDDLFDVLIESGEISPFVRLDPSFPDKLLPVTASVTTLPFNTVLSRPPPQIQVAHPPAPTLNPPAPPSLTGLAIDNQLEAFLECTLKGETEPQTLRLMEELHSQLLEHSPMDTDTTGFNNVSSPPSSYHLDHTNLDNMEWLDLTMPGPTGGLNPLGLPPSGVFSSDFLDSHDLQLHWD is encoded by the exons TCCTCCAGCGCCGCCTGCAGCAGAGACGCACCCGTGAGCAGCTAGTGGAGCAGGGCATCATGCCAC CACTGAAATGCCCTGCTGCCTTCCACGAACAGATCCGCAGCCTGCAGAGGTCCAGG ACTGAGAACTTCTTGAAGCACAAAATCCGCAGTAGACCTGAACGTTCAGAGCTGGTCCGCATGCACATCCTGCAAG AGACCCATGCGGAGCCCTCTCTGCAGGCCACTCAGATGATGCTGAAGAGAGCCAGGCTGGCTGATGACCTCAATGAGAAGCTGGCCCAACGACCCGGCCCCATGGAGCTGGTGGTCAAGAACATTCTGCCTGTGGAACCCAGCCTCGTCAAGGACGGCGTCACCG ATCCCCCAGACGGTGAGGTGGAGAATGACTTCCCCAAGATGAAAACACCTGATGTGTACAACTTTGACGAGGACAGCAGCGACGCCCTGTCCCCAGAGCAGCCGGCCAGCCAGGAGTCCCAGAGCTCCTCTGCCCCCTCACCCTCCCCCAGAACCCCCAGGGTGACTGAAGCCCCTGatgccctctccacctccccaccgACCAGCTCCATCACCATGAAG CACTGCCCACCTACCTCCCAGTCCACAACAGACTTCTTCAACTTCTCTCATGTCTCCACCAATGAGCATCAGAACAATCGCCTGGTGACCACGCCTCAGCCAATCACCATTGTTGCCACTCCAAAGCCGGGGCCCATGTTAGTAAAG CAAAGCCAGCCAAAGACACCCAATGACAAGAGCCGCAGTAAGAAGAATAAGGATCCCAAGCCGCGGGTGAAGAAGCTAAAGTACCACCAGTACATCCCCCCGGACCAGAAACAGGAGGCCAACGAGGCCCCCATGGACTCAGCCTACGCCAGGCTCCTGCATCAGCAGCAGCAGTTCCTCCAGCTGCAGATACTGAGCCAGCAGCAGCACTATAACTACCAGACCATCCTGCCTGCCCCACTCAA GTCGATGGAGGGTCAGAACAGCTGCTCCAACATGTCTCTGAGTGGCAGCAGTCTGTCCAGTCCCATCATGGTCTCTCTACCCAGCGCTGCCCCAGCACGGTCTAACCAGACTCTGACAAACCGCAAGCCTGGTGTCCTACCTGCCAACCTGGACGAAATGAAG GTAGCTGAGCTGAAGATGGAGCTGAAACTGCGAGGTCTTCCGGTGTCTGGCACCAAGACTGACCTGATAGAGAGACTAAAGCCTTATCAGGAGATCCCCAGCAGCCAGGCTGCCACTGCCATGGAGCTGACAGGctacacaggggccccacaaccTGAGAGCATGAGCTCCACACCTCCTGTGTCCCCCGCGCCCTCGGAGGTCTCCAGCCTGGGCATGGAGGAGGCTGGGATGCCAGGAGCTCTTTCCCCAGCTCGGCCCACTCCTTCTGGGTCGTCTCCCCACCAAGGCCGCCTGGAGGACAGCCCAATGGAGACCAGAACCTCAGAGAAGGACCAGCGACTGCACGAGAAGGAGCGTCAGATCGAGGAGCTGATGAGGAAGCTGGAGCAGGAGCAGAAGCTGGTGGAGGAGCTGAAGATGCAGCTAGAGGTGGAGAAGATGGGTCTGCCCAGCCCTCCAGCCCCTATGGCCCTGGCCCAGGTCAAAGAAGAGGGCAGGGCCGCCTCAATCTGCTCTGCCTCTGCGCATAGCCCACTAGCAGTGGTGAAACAGGAGGAGCCCAGCTCAGGCCAGGTGCAGACGTCCCCCCTGCCTCAGTTCTTCATCAGCCACCAGCCTCAGACCTCACTGTCTGGCCAGCCTGGAACACAGATCctgctgcctgtctccctgcccacCAGCACTGCCACCATCCAGCTACCGAACAACAGCATTAAGCTGCAGGTCAGAGAGCCAGTCCTGCAGACCACAGTTAGTACTACAGCTCCAGGCCTCATCCAGAAAACAGAGGCCTCAGCAgcccaccaacaacaacacaccaccCAGACCCAACCCATGGCACAG ATGACAGTCCCACTgtgcaccaccaccacctcaggctCTGGGTTCCAGTTCAGAGCAGGCCCAGGTCAGACAGAGATCCCCCAGTGTTTCCTAAACACTTTCCCAGGGAGCAGGTCCCCTGCCAGGGCCTCGTCCAACCAAGCAGTCCCCAATGGTCCAACAAACAAG TCCCCCTCTGCCTGCCAGCCCAACTTCTCAAACCATGTCCCCAAGAGTAAGGACCCGCCACGCTACGAAGAGGCCGTTAAACAGACGCGCAGAATGCAGACTGCTGCACAG GTACCCACTGCAACCAGCCAgcacatggatgacctgtttgaCGTGTTGATCGAGAGTGGAG AGATCTCCCCCTTCGTCAGACTGGACCCTTCCTTTCCAGACAAGCTGCTTCCTGTGACCGCCAGCGTAACCACCCTGCCCTTCAACACGGTGCTATCCCGCCCCCCGCCCCAGATCCAGGTGGCCCACCCGCCCGCCCCCACCCTTAACCCCCCGGCCCCACCCAGCCTGACAGGCCTGGCCATAGACAACCAGCTGGAGGCCTTCCTGGAATGCACGCTGAAGGGGGAGACTGAGCCCCAGACACTGAGGTTGATGGAAGAGCTGCACAGTCAGCTGCTGGAGCACTCCCCCATGGACACGGACACCACCGGGTTCAACAATGTCAGTTCCCCCCCCTCCAGCTACCACCTGGACCACACCAACCTGGACAACATGGAGTGGCTGGACCTGACCATGCCCGGGCCGACGGGGGGACTCAACCCACTAGGCCTTCCACCGTCTGGGGTCTTCTCCTCTGACTTCCTGGACTCCCATGACCTGCAGCTACACTGGGACTAA
- the LOC115110347 gene encoding myocardin-related transcription factor B-like isoform X2 gives MLVLVPHCPDHSMGLQTRPLSDPALSSSMACLDVESPAVCRVLQRRLQQRRTREQLVEQGIMPPLKCPAAFHEQIRSLQRSRTENFLKHKIRSRPERSELVRMHILQETHAEPSLQATQMMLKRARLADDLNEKLAQRPGPMELVVKNILPVEPSLVKDGVTDPPDGEVENDFPKMKTPDVYNFDEDSSDALSPEQPASQESQSSSAPSPSPRTPRVTEAPDALSTSPPTSSITMKHCPPTSQSTTDFFNFSHVSTNEHQNNRLVTTPQPITIVATPKPGPMLVKQSQPKTPNDKSRSKKNKDPKPRVKKLKYHQYIPPDQKQEANEAPMDSAYARLLHQQQQFLQLQILSQQQHYNYQTILPAPLKSMEGQNSCSNMSLSGSSLSSPIMVSLPSAAPARSNQTLTNRKPGVLPANLDEMKVAELKMELKLRGLPVSGTKTDLIERLKPYQEIPSSQAATAMELTGYTGAPQPESMSSTPPVSPAPSEVSSLGMEEAGMPGALSPARPTPSGSSPHQGRLEDSPMETRTSEKDQRLHEKERQIEELMRKLEQEQKLVEELKMQLEVEKMGLPSPPAPMALAQVKEEGRAASICSASAHSPLAVVKQEEPSSGQVQTSPLPQFFISHQPQTSLSGQPGTQILLPVSLPTSTATIQLPNNSIKLQVREPVLQTTVSTTAPGLIQKTEASAAHQQQHTTQTQPMAQMTVPLCTTTTSGSGFQFRAGPGQTEIPQCFLNTFPGSRSPARASSNQAVPNGPTNKSPSACQPNFSNHVPKSKDPPRYEEAVKQTRRMQTAAQVPTATSQHMDDLFDVLIESGEISPFVRLDPSFPDKLLPVTASVTTLPFNTVLSRPPPQIQVAHPPAPTLNPPAPPSLTGLAIDNQLEAFLECTLKGETEPQTLRLMEELHSQLLEHSPMDTDTTGFNNVSSPPSSYHLDHTNLDNMEWLDLTMPGPTGGLNPLGLPPSGVFSSDFLDSHDLQLHWD, from the exons TCCTCCAGCGCCGCCTGCAGCAGAGACGCACCCGTGAGCAGCTAGTGGAGCAGGGCATCATGCCAC CACTGAAATGCCCTGCTGCCTTCCACGAACAGATCCGCAGCCTGCAGAGGTCCAGG ACTGAGAACTTCTTGAAGCACAAAATCCGCAGTAGACCTGAACGTTCAGAGCTGGTCCGCATGCACATCCTGCAAG AGACCCATGCGGAGCCCTCTCTGCAGGCCACTCAGATGATGCTGAAGAGAGCCAGGCTGGCTGATGACCTCAATGAGAAGCTGGCCCAACGACCCGGCCCCATGGAGCTGGTGGTCAAGAACATTCTGCCTGTGGAACCCAGCCTCGTCAAGGACGGCGTCACCG ATCCCCCAGACGGTGAGGTGGAGAATGACTTCCCCAAGATGAAAACACCTGATGTGTACAACTTTGACGAGGACAGCAGCGACGCCCTGTCCCCAGAGCAGCCGGCCAGCCAGGAGTCCCAGAGCTCCTCTGCCCCCTCACCCTCCCCCAGAACCCCCAGGGTGACTGAAGCCCCTGatgccctctccacctccccaccgACCAGCTCCATCACCATGAAG CACTGCCCACCTACCTCCCAGTCCACAACAGACTTCTTCAACTTCTCTCATGTCTCCACCAATGAGCATCAGAACAATCGCCTGGTGACCACGCCTCAGCCAATCACCATTGTTGCCACTCCAAAGCCGGGGCCCATGTTAGTAAAG CAAAGCCAGCCAAAGACACCCAATGACAAGAGCCGCAGTAAGAAGAATAAGGATCCCAAGCCGCGGGTGAAGAAGCTAAAGTACCACCAGTACATCCCCCCGGACCAGAAACAGGAGGCCAACGAGGCCCCCATGGACTCAGCCTACGCCAGGCTCCTGCATCAGCAGCAGCAGTTCCTCCAGCTGCAGATACTGAGCCAGCAGCAGCACTATAACTACCAGACCATCCTGCCTGCCCCACTCAA GTCGATGGAGGGTCAGAACAGCTGCTCCAACATGTCTCTGAGTGGCAGCAGTCTGTCCAGTCCCATCATGGTCTCTCTACCCAGCGCTGCCCCAGCACGGTCTAACCAGACTCTGACAAACCGCAAGCCTGGTGTCCTACCTGCCAACCTGGACGAAATGAAG GTAGCTGAGCTGAAGATGGAGCTGAAACTGCGAGGTCTTCCGGTGTCTGGCACCAAGACTGACCTGATAGAGAGACTAAAGCCTTATCAGGAGATCCCCAGCAGCCAGGCTGCCACTGCCATGGAGCTGACAGGctacacaggggccccacaaccTGAGAGCATGAGCTCCACACCTCCTGTGTCCCCCGCGCCCTCGGAGGTCTCCAGCCTGGGCATGGAGGAGGCTGGGATGCCAGGAGCTCTTTCCCCAGCTCGGCCCACTCCTTCTGGGTCGTCTCCCCACCAAGGCCGCCTGGAGGACAGCCCAATGGAGACCAGAACCTCAGAGAAGGACCAGCGACTGCACGAGAAGGAGCGTCAGATCGAGGAGCTGATGAGGAAGCTGGAGCAGGAGCAGAAGCTGGTGGAGGAGCTGAAGATGCAGCTAGAGGTGGAGAAGATGGGTCTGCCCAGCCCTCCAGCCCCTATGGCCCTGGCCCAGGTCAAAGAAGAGGGCAGGGCCGCCTCAATCTGCTCTGCCTCTGCGCATAGCCCACTAGCAGTGGTGAAACAGGAGGAGCCCAGCTCAGGCCAGGTGCAGACGTCCCCCCTGCCTCAGTTCTTCATCAGCCACCAGCCTCAGACCTCACTGTCTGGCCAGCCTGGAACACAGATCctgctgcctgtctccctgcccacCAGCACTGCCACCATCCAGCTACCGAACAACAGCATTAAGCTGCAGGTCAGAGAGCCAGTCCTGCAGACCACAGTTAGTACTACAGCTCCAGGCCTCATCCAGAAAACAGAGGCCTCAGCAgcccaccaacaacaacacaccaccCAGACCCAACCCATGGCACAG ATGACAGTCCCACTgtgcaccaccaccacctcaggctCTGGGTTCCAGTTCAGAGCAGGCCCAGGTCAGACAGAGATCCCCCAGTGTTTCCTAAACACTTTCCCAGGGAGCAGGTCCCCTGCCAGGGCCTCGTCCAACCAAGCAGTCCCCAATGGTCCAACAAACAAG TCCCCCTCTGCCTGCCAGCCCAACTTCTCAAACCATGTCCCCAAGAGTAAGGACCCGCCACGCTACGAAGAGGCCGTTAAACAGACGCGCAGAATGCAGACTGCTGCACAG GTACCCACTGCAACCAGCCAgcacatggatgacctgtttgaCGTGTTGATCGAGAGTGGAG AGATCTCCCCCTTCGTCAGACTGGACCCTTCCTTTCCAGACAAGCTGCTTCCTGTGACCGCCAGCGTAACCACCCTGCCCTTCAACACGGTGCTATCCCGCCCCCCGCCCCAGATCCAGGTGGCCCACCCGCCCGCCCCCACCCTTAACCCCCCGGCCCCACCCAGCCTGACAGGCCTGGCCATAGACAACCAGCTGGAGGCCTTCCTGGAATGCACGCTGAAGGGGGAGACTGAGCCCCAGACACTGAGGTTGATGGAAGAGCTGCACAGTCAGCTGCTGGAGCACTCCCCCATGGACACGGACACCACCGGGTTCAACAATGTCAGTTCCCCCCCCTCCAGCTACCACCTGGACCACACCAACCTGGACAACATGGAGTGGCTGGACCTGACCATGCCCGGGCCGACGGGGGGACTCAACCCACTAGGCCTTCCACCGTCTGGGGTCTTCTCCTCTGACTTCCTGGACTCCCATGACCTGCAGCTACACTGGGACTAA